The Marivirga tractuosa DSM 4126 genome contains the following window.
GCAGCATATAGTTGGAGCTGCGCATAAATTTCATGGGCCTAAAGGTGTCGGATTTTTATATATAAATAATGAGCATAAAATTCATCCTTTTATTCATGGCGGTGCGCAAGAGCGAAATATGCGTGGAGGAACTGAGAATGTGTATGGAATAGTAGGTTTGGCAAAGGCAATGGAAATTGCATACAGGGATATGGAAGAGCACCAAAACCATATTCAGGGCTTAAAAGACAGAATGATACAGAAGTTAAAGGCTAAAGTTGAAGGCGTGGGATTTAATGGGTTATGTGAAGATCCTGATAAAAGTCTGTATACAGTATTAAATGTTTGCCTGCCGCCATCTGATATGAGCGATATGCTTTTATTCAATTTAGATATTAAAGGTATTTCAGCAAGTGGAGGATCAGCCTGCAGCAGTGGAAGTGATGTTGGCTCGCATGTAATTGCAGAATTAGGGAAAGCCTCCGAAAGACCAAATGTGAGATTTTCATTCAGTAAATATAATACAGCCGAGGAAATTGATAAAGCAGTAGACGCTTTAGCAGAAATTTATGAGAAGAAGACTGTCGGCTAATTCTTAGACTTTTCCAAAGTTTTAAAACTTTGGAAAAGTTCATTTCTAGCAATTAAAGTTTAAGCAAAGCTTTCAAAAAGCCCATATTTTCGCCTTTTTCTTTTACAATCATCAAAGGAATCTCGCTGTCATAAATTACTACTTTTTCTGCTACGCTTCCTAGTAAAATAGAGGCTAGCCCAGTTCTTCCTTTTGAGCCCATAATAATCATGTCGGTATTTTGATTCGAAGCAAATCCAAATATTTTATCAGCTGGCGAATCATCATCATCTAATACATAATGACATTCTAAATCTGCCGGAAAGTCATTTCTTTTTATAAATTCATTGAAATCAGTTTTGGCATGCCCTTTCATAATCGTAGCAAATTCATCATAACTTTTGCCTGTTTTATGATAGCCGACAGGAACTCTAAATACATTTAAAAGAGACAAATCAATGTTTTTATCTTTAGTAATAGCTAAAGCTTCTTCTACAGCTAGTTTAGAATGCTTTGAGAAATCCACTGAGACTACTACTTTATCCAATTTAAAATTAAATCCTTCAGGCACCATCATAAGTGAAGTTTGGGCTACTTTGGCTATTTTATTAGGGACAATTCCTCCGCCTTTTAGTTTTCTCTTCCTACCCATCACCATCATGTCAACATCTTTGATGTTAACCCATT
Protein-coding sequences here:
- a CDS encoding universal stress protein, which codes for MYKIERLLIALDLSEMDEQLIKYSSHLAKFLKSEKVYFIHVAKDLELPEDLRKNYPDLMAPNDESIADSIDKVVEKAWESSYDCEKVIEIKEGDPSEQILKWVNIKDVDMMVMGRKRKLKGGGIVPNKIAKVAQTSLMMVPEGFNFKLDKVVVSVDFSKHSKLAVEEALAITKDKNIDLSLLNVFRVPVGYHKTGKSYDEFATIMKGHAKTDFNEFIKRNDFPADLECHYVLDDDDSPADKIFGFASNQNTDMIIMGSKGRTGLASILLGSVAEKVVIYDSEIPLMIVKEKGENMGFLKALLKL